CGAGGATACCGACGAAGAAGCCGGCTCGCATCACCGAAATCGCGTTCGCACCGACTGCGGGCGCAAACGGCGTCGATCCACTCGAGCCAGCACCGATCGCCCAGGCCATAAAGAGACTCGCAAGGGCGGCGATCAGGAACGTGGCGATCGTCGCGATTTCGACCATCTATTCGGGCTTTCCAGTGGGTACTACAAGTGTGTGCCGGCCTGCGGTTGCTGGAGAACGTTGGCCCTGGTGGGTTGAGTAGTGAACTCATTTGGGTCGAGGCGTGGGATCGGTTCGGCACGGATCGAACGAGAACGGAGGGAGATAGGCAAGGAACAGGGAGACCAGCAAGGTGCGAACGGAGACAACCACGCCCTCGTCGCACGAGCGCGGACCGTTCAGTCGAGATCCGCGCGCTGGAACCACCAGTAGCCCACCAAAACCGGAACGGTCGCCCACGCGAGCAGCACGCCGAGACCGAACAAATTCGGCGCGTGCGGAGCCGTCGTCGTCCCGCCGACGAAGGCGATATCGAGCAGATCGGGAACGTAGTATCGCGCCCCGTCGAACGCGTGCAACGGATTCAGCCGGTTTGCGTACAGAAACCACGCCGGCTCCTCGAGTGTAGCAAACCGACCTGCGAGGGGGTCCACGCCCGTATCGGTCTGCCCGGTCACGACGAGCGAAACGAGCGAGATGACGAGGGTGTCCCAGAGGACCACACACAGCGCATAGAGCCCGATCAAAATTCCGACCACTCGCGTCTCGCTGGCGAAGGTACTCGAGACGCCGACCGTCACGCCGAGCCACGCGAACGTGTAGAGGACGAGCACGGCGAGGCCGCCGACAATTTCTGTCGGCCCGTCCGTCCCGAACTGCGCGACGACGAACGCCGAGAGCAGAAGTGCGACGGCGAGAACGACGGCGAGGAGCGTCGCGGCGCGGCCGACGTATTTTCCAGTCACGATATCCCGGCGACGCCCCGGTTGGCCGAGGAGAAGACGGATTCGACCTGAATCTCGCTCACCGACGACCGCTCGATAGCCGAGGATGATCACGAGCAGCGGGACGAACTCCGCGAACGTGTCGAACGTCGACAGGAAGGGGTACGTCGTTCCCGCGAGCAGGTCGCCGTAGAGCCACAGCCGTGTGATGACGAACAGGCCGAGAACGGCGGCCACGACCCAGAGCACCCGCGATCGGATCGCGTCGGTGACCTCCGCACGGGCGATTTGCAGCGTCGCACTCACGCACTCTCACCGCTCGGTGTCTCGATTGGCTCGATATCCTCAGTCGAGTCAGTCGAGTCAATCGAGTCAGTCGAGTCAATCGAGTCAGTCGAGTCAGTCGTGAGTGCAGCGAACAGGTCCTCGAGTGAGGCCTGCTCGACATCGATGTCGACGACGGATGCGCCAGTGTCCTCGACGCGACTGATGGCCGCCGACTTCACGCCGGGATCGGCGCACTCGATACGAAGCGTGGTGCCGGTTCGCTCGACGTCCGTCACGTCGGAGAGTTCCAACAGACCGGGGTCGGGGTCGGGGCCGGGGCCGGGGTCGGCGTCGAGCGTGAGCACGAGCACCGATCGCGAGTCCAGAGAGTCCCGCAAGTTCTCGACCGTACTGACCGCGAGCAACTCGCCGTCGTCGAGGACGCATACGCGATCGCAGATCGCCTCTACCTGCTCGAGTGCGTGACTCGAAAAGAAAATCGCCGCGCCGCGGTCGGCTTCCTCGCGAAGCAGAGCTCGAATCTCGTGCATCCCGTTCGGGTCGATTCCGGACGACGGTTCGTCGAGGATCAGCACGTCGGGCTCGCCGACGAGTGCCATCCCGAGTGCGAGTCGTTGGGACATTCCCTTCGAGTAGTCGCCGGCGCGCTGATCCGCGGCCTCGGCGAGTCCGACCCGCTCAAGGATTTCGTCCGGGTCGTCCGCGGCATCGTTCATCTCGATGGCAAACGCGACGTGTTCGCGCCCGGTCAGTCGGTCGTAGAGGCTGTACTCGTCGGGGAGGATTCCGATTCGCTCGCGAACTGCACGCGGGTTCTCCTGGGGGTCGTCGTCGAGAATCGACGCGTGTCCCGCCGTCGGCCGGATGAAGTCGAGCAGCACGTCGATCGTCGTCGACTTACCGGCCCCGTTCGGCCCGAGAAAGCCGACTATTTCGCCGCGTTCGACGGTCAGGTTCACGTCAGAGATTGCCTCAAGGTCACCGTATCGTTTCGTGAGATCGTCCGTCTCTATCGCAGTCATTTATTCTCAACTATCTCCTTTACATATTGAATTAAAGTCGTTTGGGTCACGAACGGTTTGACTCATTCGAGGTCCACACGCTGGAACCACCAGGAACCGACGAGCAGCGGCAGCGCCAGCCATGCGAGCAACACGCCGACACCGAACAGATTCGGGCCGTGTGGCACAGCGACTGAGCTGCCGGAGACAACCGCCTGAAGCACCTCGTAGCTGTAAAACACGGTTCCCGTGAACGCCTCCGCAGGTCCAAGTCGAAACGCGTACAGGAACCACGTCGCTCCCTCGGCATACGTCACGACGGCTGGATCGGCAAACTCGATGAGCCCGCCGAGTTCTCCCGAGCCAGTTACCGCGAGTGCCAACACTCTGGCCACAAACGGCTCCCATAGCGCGAGCAAGAGCGTGTAGGCGATGAGCATGACACCGATCACCTGCCGTCCCGACGCGGCCATCGCGGAGACGCCGACGGTCGCACCGAGCCACGCGAGACCGTAGAGCGCCACCGATCCGACGCCGGCGACGAACTCGAGTACACCCACGCTGCCAGTCTGGGTGACGACGAGGACGAGTACGACCAGGATTGCGGCCGAGAGGACGGCGAGAAAGGCGATTACTCGGGCCAGAAACGCTTGGATGACGAGGGAACGTCGTGTGGTCGGTTGCCCGAGGAGAAGTCGAACGCGTCCCGACTCGCGCAGTCGGACGACGGCGTCGTAGCCGATGACGATGGCGAACAGCGGGAGCCAGTGAGTGAACTGGAGGAGGACGAGGAGGAACGACTGTGAACTGGCGTCGATCATCGTCGGGTCTGCGGCCCAGTTCGCGAGAACGAGGACGACGAGGAGTCCGGTGAGTATCCAGAGCAGATTCGAGCGCACGAGGTCGGTGAGATCGGCCCGAACGAGTGGTACTGCAGGACACTTTTGACGGCAGTAGTGAATCAGACCCATTCGGTCTTTTTGAATTATTTCGGTGTGGGGTAAAATAATATGTGTGTTCGCATGACCATGGACTCGATCACAGATCGCACCACCCCGTAGGTGTCGCAAAAACAGGCCGACAGTGAGGAGGGGCGTACCGATAAACCGAACTAACCGCTCAGTTCGTCGTCGACTTCGATCCGTCCTCCGCCTCCGGTGGCGGCTCTGCCCCCTCGATCGCCTCTGCAGCGTCCGTATCCTTCTCGACTTCGACGTGCCAGCGGTCGATCTCGTCGTCGAGTTCGGCAAGCCGATCCGAGACGCGGTCCTTGAGATCGTCGTCGTTCACGTTGACCTCGAAAACGAACCGCTCACTATTGTTGCTGTTTCGCGCCGCCTGCTGGACGTTCGCGCTGATGAGTTCGTTGTCGAAGTAGTACGGCGCGAGCTGGGTCATCACGTTCTGATACACCGTGTCCTCAACCCGACGCAGGGCCTTCCGTCCCGCCGAATCGGCCGCGCGAGCGACGTAATCGATCGACTCCTTCCAGTTGTCCATCGCCGCCTCAGCATCGTCGTCCTCGAGTTGCTCGTAGGACGCGGTGATCTTCTCGCCGGCAGTTTTGATGTCCTCGTCGGGTTCTTTCCCTGCTTTCTCGCCTTTGCCCTCTTCGACGCTGGCCTGCTCTGCGGTCTTCTCGCTGACGTCAGCTTCGAGGGTCTCGTGGGCTTTGGGGCGCCACTCGTCCCACTCGTCGAACGCCCGCGCGAACCGTGCGCCGTAGTCGTGGTCGGGATCGTGGACACCCTCGTCGCGCAAGGCGTACGTGATGCGCTCGCCGTGTTCGACGACGTCGGCCCACTCGCCGCGAACTTTGAATCCCGAGATGCTCTCTTCCATTCGAGTGAGCGGGTAGTAAGACACGGACTGGTATAAACTTCTTCGCTGCGTCATCTATCGCAGCAGTCAGCTTTCGCTGTCGGGCTGACAGGCAGTGACAGCCCACGAGACCCACACAGTCCGGTACTCGTCGCGGCTGATCGACAGTGTGAACTATCCCGCGGGTGGCCATACGAATATGCCAATCGAAGACCGCGACGATGCGTATCTCGTCACGCACGCACTCGCAAAGCACACGCTCTCACAGCTTCGAGACGTTCAGACCGAGCAGGTCAGTTTCCGCAAGGGGCTCGTCAAACTCGGCCGGATCTGTGGCTACGAGATCATCGACGGCCGCATGGAAACCGAGTACGTTGAAATCGATACGCCACTCGAGCCGACCATGGGCGAACAGGTGCGCGGACTCGACGACGTGGTCATCATCAACGTGCTTCGTGCGGCGACGCCGTTCGTCGAGGGGCTACTGAAGGCGTTCCCGCGCGCACGGCAGGGCGTCATCAGCGCGAGCCGCGACGAAGAGGCCGGCCGCGAGGACGACGGCTCGTTCCCGATCACGGTCGACTACGTCAAGCTGCCCGAGATCACCGAGGACGACACGGTCATCATCGCGGACCCAATGCTCGCGACTGGAAGTACGATGTGTACCGTTCTCGACCACGTCATCGAGAACTCTCCGGAGCCGGAGAACCTGATCGTGCTCTCGGCCGTCTCGGCACCCGAGGGACTCCTCCGCGTGGACGACGAGTTCCCCGAAGCCGACCTGCTGACGGTTTCGATCGACGACTACCTCGACGACGATGGCTTCATCGTTCCCGGCCTGGGCGACGCCGGCGACCGGGCGTTCCGAACGACCTGAATCCCTGACTGGAGTTCGCCCTCCACCAATCGGAAGCCGTCCCCGCACAGCTGGCAGTCGTTGTACTCGAGTCCATGCGAGACGTGGCGGTGCAGTCACTCGTTCTCACGGGCAGGTATCGATCCCTAACAGCGCGTTCAACGGACATCGCTGGATAATCGCCGTCGCGAGCAGATCGCTTCCTGCGATGAACGCGAGCGTCCCGACCGTTTGCTCTCGGTTGCTGTACCCGAAGCAGAGCAGTCCAGTTGCGACGACGACTCGAAGGGCACGATCGGAGCCGCCAACGTTTGGGTTCATGCCCCAGCCTACACGCACTGTGATCCTATGTCTGGCCCCTGTAATCGCGCGGTGTAGTCGCAGTGAGATTGCGGTATAGTCGTGGTGTGCCAACGGATCGCGCTGCAGTTGCGTCGACCCCGTCAGTCGTCTGTGCTCGTCGCCTCGTTCCCGTTCGCGTTCGCGTTTACGTTCGCGTTCGCGTTTGTGTTTGCGTTCTCACTCGCGCTCTCGCCCTCCCCATCATCTGACTCGTCCAGTCCTCCTGACAGCCCCGCGTTCGGGTCGCGCTCGAGTGCCGGTGGGACCTCACGGGAGTCGGCGTAGCCGTCGAACCAGCGGACGATGCGCTCGAGTCGGTCGACGATGTGGCCCGGCTCACCCGAACGCGAGAGTTCGTGGCCCTCGCGCGGATACCGGACGAGACGGGTGTCGACGCCGTGTTTCTTCAGACCGAGGTAGAACAGTTCGGCGGTGTTCGCAGGCGTCCGGTAGTCCCGATCAGAGTGGAGCACGAGCGTTGGCGTCTCGACGTTCGGGATGTGTGCAACGGGCGACTGCTCCCAGAGGAATTCGGGCTCCTCCCAGGGTGTCGTGTCGAAGTCGCCCTCGATGAGCTTGAACGCGTCCGTCGAGCCGTAGAAACTGGTGAGATCGTAGACGCCGCGCTGGGAGACTGCGGCCGTGAAGCGGTCCGTCTGGGTGACCGCCCACGAGGTCATGAATCCGCCGAAGCTCCCGCCGGTGACGAACAGTTCGTCCTCGTCGACGAAATCGCGTTCACAGACTTCGTCGACGCCCGCGAGTACGTCCGCAAGCGTCACATCGCCCCAGTTGCGTTCGATCGCCATGGCGTGGTCCTCGCCGTAGCCCGTCGAGCCGCGGGGATTAGACCAGAAGACGACGTAGCCCTGTGCCGCGAGCGTCTGGAACTCGTGCCACATCGTCCCCGCGGTGGTCCACTGGGAGTGGGGACCGCCGTGGATTTCGACGACGAGCGGGTAGGTTTCGTCCGGGCCGCTCGCGGCGTCGGCGTCGAATTCAGGTGGGGTTAGCAGCCAGCCCTGGATCTGGTTGCGTTCGCCGTCGTCGCTGTTGCCGTCGCCGTCGCTGTTGCCGTTGCCGTCGGCATCTTCAATCCCGGCGTCACCCCTCTCGAACCAGATCTCCTCCGGCTGGCGCACCGCTCGATCCGCGAGGAGGTCGCCGTTGACGCGCGTCAGTCGGTGCGTCTCGTTTCCGCCGCGGGTCGTCACGAAGATGTCGCCAGGGTGGTCCCACTCGCTCTGGACGAGCGCGACGGCGTTGTCGCCGACCGAGAAGCCCGACACAGTCACGTCATCGCCGTAAACGCGGGTCGGCTCCTCGAGTGCTTCCTCATCGCTGTCGATCGTCGTCGGCACGTTGACCGACCAGAGCACGTTCGCCCCCTCATCCGGCGTCGTGAAGTACAGCAGCTCCTCGTCCGGCGCCCAGGTGAAGTTGCCGTCGATCGTCCGATCCAGCGACGCCGTCGGCGTCGTCTCCGCGCCAGTCTCGCGGTCGTGCACGCGAACGTCAGTCTGGCGTAGCGAGGCCTGTTCTTCAGGCGTGAATGCGTACGCGATCCGCCCATCTGTCGTCGCCTCGAGTTCGGTGACCCAGCCGGTCGTCTGCGTGAAGGCCGTTGCCTCATCCGTTTCGAGGTCGTGTTCGTACAGGTCGTACCGGCTCGAGTCGTCTGCCTCGACCGCATCCTCGGCGGTTTTGACCGCGTAGTAGACCGTCTCGTCGTCACCCCAGGTCGCTCCGATATGGTCTTCGTCGCCGTCAGTGAGGCGTTCGATCGCGTCCGTATCCTCGGAATCAGTATCAGTCGGATCGGATGGATCGGACTCGAGTGCAGCCTCGATATCGAGGACGTAGACGTGACTCCGCCGGCCGTCCATGTACTCCGTACCGGCGCGGTAGATCATGCGGTCGATAACGCGCGGGTCGGGCGTCTCGGGTTCGTACTCAGGGTCGACGGCGAGGTCGCGCCCCTCCTCGCGGTCGTCGGCGGTGACCTGCTGGGTGAACAGGAGACGGCTGCCGTCGGGACTCCACTCGAGTCCGGTGACGCCGCCGACGACGGACGTGAGCTGGCGGGCTTCACCGCCGGTCGTCGTGGGGAGTATCCAGAGTTGCTGGCGGTCGTCGTCCTCGCCGCGGGTGCTGGCGAACGCGAGGCGGTCGCCGTCGGGGCTCCAGCGGGGCTGGCTGTCGACACCCTCGCTAATCGTGAGTTGCGTTGGCTCGTCACCGCCGACGGGGACGACGTGGATGGTTGCCTCGGAGGATTCCTCGTCTTCGGGGAGTTGTTCGACGTATGCGACGCGCTCGCCGCCAGGCGAGAGCTGTGGATCCGAAACCTGCCGCAGGTCGTAGAAGTCGGTCGCCTCGATCGTGTTCATGCAGTTCGGTACCGAGGTGTGTGTAAAAAAGGTTGGTCCACCGGAGAACGCGACCGGGACAGTGAGTTGCAGTACGGCTATGTGTCAGCAGTTCGTACGTATGTGGCACGTACATGTCCGGCCGCTCGTCCACCGACGCCACTGATGGCTCCGCCATCGCGCAGTCGTCCCCCCTCCCTCCGGCAACGGATTCGGTTGCCGTCGCAAGCTTCTTCAGTATCCTCGGTGCAGCCGTCGCGCTGACCACAACGGTCGCGGGAGACGGTACTCTCGCCGTCGTCCTCGGCTCGACGCTGCTCGGACTCGGCGCTGGCGCACTGCTCGGTGTCGGTCTCGTCCGCTTCAGTCCCGATCTTCTGGCCCGCCTCGGGAGCAGGCGAAGCCGGCATCTCGTGATCGCGCTGCCAGCCGTCCCCTTCGCCGTCGTCGGCTTCGCGGCCATTTTCGGCCCAGTTGGAACCGAACTCGGGTTCGTCTCGGTTGGCTCGATGAGTGCACTCGTCATCCTTGGCTACGCGCTCCGTGCGATCGCATCGACCCGCTACGCAGAAACGGTAACGGCAGACAGCCCGCTCCAGACGTGTCGGTGGGAGCCGCCACGATCACCCAGAATGGACGCCGTGTTGCTCGTCATCTGGCTGGGTCTCGCCGTCGTCTACGCAGTCGCCGGCGACTGGCTCTCGACGCTCGTCTGGGGCACACTCGGTGTTCTGTGGCTCACCACCGGCCTGATCGAGGGACGGTTCCAGATCGACGGGCTGGGGACGACACCCGAGATCCGAATCCACGAAACCGGCTTCGTCAAACAACGCCCGCTAACCAGCACGTTCGTCTCCTGGGAAACCGTCGACCACGTCCGTCTGCGAGACGACGAACTCGTCTTCGACCGCGGCCTGTTCGATACGCGACTCGACCGCGACGCACTCGAGTCACCCGACAAAATCCTCGCTGCAATCGAGTCACAGCTCTCGGATCAGACGGCAACGCTTCCGCCCTCATGAAAGTCCCAGTAGTGGTGGGTAGGTGATAGAAGGAGGATCATCCGGCGGAGAGGCTTTCCAGCCGAGATAGTGGCCCTTCCGGGAACAACTGAAAGAACACAGCTTGTATCAAGACGAGAGCGCCGAGTACCCCGCCAAACAACGGCGGCCAGATCGCTGGGGAAACACCGCCCGTTGGCGCGAGATAGTGGACATACAGGCTTGCAACGACCCACCACAAGGTGTACATAGCAAGAATTCCGAGCATGACCGAAGCGAGGATCCGAGTCACTGCTGTGTCACCGGGCTGGATCCGATCACCGGAATCGAGAACTGCCGAACCGAGTCGGATTCCGTGTGCCAGCACACTGACCAGAACGGTAAGAGCGAGAAGCCCAGGAACGAGAATCGATAGTGGGATCCAAAGCAGTTCGGGGACGGTGTCAAGGAGAATCGGGGATTCGGTGACTATTCCAGCTGCAAGGAGGAATGCGAGGATTGCGAGGACGGACTCAGCTACTCGTCCCCCGATCGCACTGTTGCGGTAGCGGGCACACATGACATGTGAGTGATTTTTGCTATCTGTTTAAGAGATTTACTGTAGCCGAGATCGCCGTCTGTATCAAGCGAGTCGGGTCGGTATCTGTTTGGTGCGTATCCGTACTGCACACACCCAATGCATGCAGCACGACACTCCGAACACCACCGTACCCTGATTGAACGCTCACCCCCAATAAGCACACGTAGTTGCCGACTGCTACGGTTCAGCTTCACAGTCAGTTTTGGATGAAGAAATCGTGCTACTACCCACCGGAAAGAGAGCGAACAGGGGAGGAAGAGAACTCAGGCCGACTCGAGTACCGCCCGCCCGCTGGTCGCGCTCCGAATCCGATCCCGGAGCGCCTCGGCGTCGGCAACGGGCACCCGAACGCCGAACGAGACGTCAGCCTCGTAGGCGGCGTCGAACTCGTAGCCCTCGCTCTCGAGAATGCCGCGAACGGTGCCGGAGTCGTCGTACTCGACAGTGATCGAGACGCGCTCGTGCGGACGCTCCTCGATGACACCCGCCGCATCGACGGCATCCTTCACCGCGCGGGAGTAGGCCCGGACGAGCCCGCCCACCCCGAGATTCGTCCCGCCGTAGTACCGCGTGACCACCACGACGCAGTTCTCGATCTCGCGCTGGGTGAGCACGTTGAGTGCCGGCTTCCCCGCTGAACTGGCTGGCTCACCGTCGTCACTCGAGTACTCCCGCAAGAGATCGCCGTCGCTGTCGGCGCGAACGCGGTAGGCGGGGACGTTGTGGGTTGCGTCGGCGTACTCCTCGCGAATGGCCTCGATGAACGCCTCTGCGTCGTCGACGGCGTCGACGGGCCGGGCGTGGCCGATGAACTCGGAGCCCTGGACGACGAACTCGGCGGTTGCGGCCTCGGCGATGGTGTTGTAGGTCCGACTCACGGCTTGTGGGTGTCCTGCGTGTTCGTGCTCACTGCAGTTCGATCTTCCGGACGAACTCGAGGTCTCGGAGTTCGGTGATCGCCGTTCCCGAGATGTCCTGGTCGGTGATCAGGTACAGTCGCGGCTCGTCGGTGAACTCGGGGTCCTCGCTGATCGTCTGGCGGATCGAGATGTCGTTATCGGCGAGCGTGCCGGTGACCTGGGCGACGATGCCCTTCTGGTCGGCGTTGTCGACGGCAATCGAGAGCACCGTCAGGTCGAGGACGGGTGCGAGGTCCATCAGGCTCGGCACCTGCGAGATGTTCTGGAAGATCCGCCGCAGTTCGGGATCGTCGAGGATCGCGTTCGTTGTGGAGTCCACGACGCGACGATCGACGTCGATCTCGCGGGCGATGCCGGTGTTCGGGATCTCGATGCCGCCCGAGACGACGCGGCCGTCGTCGTTAACTGAAAAGCCGCGCTCCAGGAGGAGCCGGATAACCGCCTGCTGGCTCGGGGATCCCTCGAACTTCTCCATGATCTCGTCGAACATTCGTTGGTGGGTATACGAGTGCCCAGGTATAATGGTCGGTGATCGACATCCGGTCGGCTTGCCGAGTCGGTGAGGGTGTGGGTAGGTGTGGATGAGTGTGGGTGGGGGTGGGGTAGGGTAGGGTAGGGTAGGGTAGGGTAGGGTAGGGGTGTGGATGTGGTCCGCCG
The DNA window shown above is from Natrialba magadii ATCC 43099 and carries:
- a CDS encoding ABC transporter permease; amino-acid sequence: MSATLQIARAEVTDAIRSRVLWVVAAVLGLFVITRLWLYGDLLAGTTYPFLSTFDTFAEFVPLLVIILGYRAVVGERDSGRIRLLLGQPGRRRDIVTGKYVGRAATLLAVVLAVALLLSAFVVAQFGTDGPTEIVGGLAVLVLYTFAWLGVTVGVSSTFASETRVVGILIGLYALCVVLWDTLVISLVSLVVTGQTDTGVDPLAGRFATLEEPAWFLYANRLNPLHAFDGARYYVPDLLDIAFVGGTTTAPHAPNLFGLGVLLAWATVPVLVGYWWFQRADLD
- a CDS encoding ABC transporter ATP-binding protein yields the protein MTAIETDDLTKRYGDLEAISDVNLTVERGEIVGFLGPNGAGKSTTIDVLLDFIRPTAGHASILDDDPQENPRAVRERIGILPDEYSLYDRLTGREHVAFAIEMNDAADDPDEILERVGLAEAADQRAGDYSKGMSQRLALGMALVGEPDVLILDEPSSGIDPNGMHEIRALLREEADRGAAIFFSSHALEQVEAICDRVCVLDDGELLAVSTVENLRDSLDSRSVLVLTLDADPGPGPDPDPGLLELSDVTDVERTGTTLRIECADPGVKSAAISRVEDTGASVVDIDVEQASLEDLFAALTTDSTDSIDSTDSIDSTDSTEDIEPIETPSGESA
- a CDS encoding ABC transporter permease; the encoded protein is MGLIHYCRQKCPAVPLVRADLTDLVRSNLLWILTGLLVVLVLANWAADPTMIDASSQSFLLVLLQFTHWLPLFAIVIGYDAVVRLRESGRVRLLLGQPTTRRSLVIQAFLARVIAFLAVLSAAILVVLVLVVTQTGSVGVLEFVAGVGSVALYGLAWLGATVGVSAMAASGRQVIGVMLIAYTLLLALWEPFVARVLALAVTGSGELGGLIEFADPAVVTYAEGATWFLYAFRLGPAEAFTGTVFYSYEVLQAVVSGSSVAVPHGPNLFGVGVLLAWLALPLLVGSWWFQRVDLE
- a CDS encoding DUF5828 family protein → MEESISGFKVRGEWADVVEHGERITYALRDEGVHDPDHDYGARFARAFDEWDEWRPKAHETLEADVSEKTAEQASVEEGKGEKAGKEPDEDIKTAGEKITASYEQLEDDDAEAAMDNWKESIDYVARAADSAGRKALRRVEDTVYQNVMTQLAPYYFDNELISANVQQAARNSNNSERFVFEVNVNDDDLKDRVSDRLAELDDEIDRWHVEVEKDTDAAEAIEGAEPPPEAEDGSKSTTN
- the upp gene encoding uracil phosphoribosyltransferase, producing MPIEDRDDAYLVTHALAKHTLSQLRDVQTEQVSFRKGLVKLGRICGYEIIDGRMETEYVEIDTPLEPTMGEQVRGLDDVVIINVLRAATPFVEGLLKAFPRARQGVISASRDEEAGREDDGSFPITVDYVKLPEITEDDTVIIADPMLATGSTMCTVLDHVIENSPEPENLIVLSAVSAPEGLLRVDDEFPEADLLTVSIDDYLDDDGFIVPGLGDAGDRAFRTT
- a CDS encoding YgaP family membrane protein, with translation MNPNVGGSDRALRVVVATGLLCFGYSNREQTVGTLAFIAGSDLLATAIIQRCPLNALLGIDTCP
- a CDS encoding S9 family peptidase; this translates as MNTIEATDFYDLRQVSDPQLSPGGERVAYVEQLPEDEESSEATIHVVPVGGDEPTQLTISEGVDSQPRWSPDGDRLAFASTRGEDDDRQQLWILPTTTGGEARQLTSVVGGVTGLEWSPDGSRLLFTQQVTADDREEGRDLAVDPEYEPETPDPRVIDRMIYRAGTEYMDGRRSHVYVLDIEAALESDPSDPTDTDSEDTDAIERLTDGDEDHIGATWGDDETVYYAVKTAEDAVEADDSSRYDLYEHDLETDEATAFTQTTGWVTELEATTDGRIAYAFTPEEQASLRQTDVRVHDRETGAETTPTASLDRTIDGNFTWAPDEELLYFTTPDEGANVLWSVNVPTTIDSDEEALEEPTRVYGDDVTVSGFSVGDNAVALVQSEWDHPGDIFVTTRGGNETHRLTRVNGDLLADRAVRQPEEIWFERGDAGIEDADGNGNSDGDGNSDDGERNQIQGWLLTPPEFDADAASGPDETYPLVVEIHGGPHSQWTTAGTMWHEFQTLAAQGYVVFWSNPRGSTGYGEDHAMAIERNWGDVTLADVLAGVDEVCERDFVDEDELFVTGGSFGGFMTSWAVTQTDRFTAAVSQRGVYDLTSFYGSTDAFKLIEGDFDTTPWEEPEFLWEQSPVAHIPNVETPTLVLHSDRDYRTPANTAELFYLGLKKHGVDTRLVRYPREGHELSRSGEPGHIVDRLERIVRWFDGYADSREVPPALERDPNAGLSGGLDESDDGEGESASENANTNANANVNANANGNEATSTDD
- a CDS encoding IMPACT family protein; this translates as MSRTYNTIAEAATAEFVVQGSEFIGHARPVDAVDDAEAFIEAIREEYADATHNVPAYRVRADSDGDLLREYSSDDGEPASSAGKPALNVLTQREIENCVVVVTRYYGGTNLGVGGLVRAYSRAVKDAVDAAGVIEERPHERVSITVEYDDSGTVRGILESEGYEFDAAYEADVSFGVRVPVADAEALRDRIRSATSGRAVLESA
- a CDS encoding amino acid-binding protein, with protein sequence MFDEIMEKFEGSPSQQAVIRLLLERGFSVNDDGRVVSGGIEIPNTGIAREIDVDRRVVDSTTNAILDDPELRRIFQNISQVPSLMDLAPVLDLTVLSIAVDNADQKGIVAQVTGTLADNDISIRQTISEDPEFTDEPRLYLITDQDISGTAITELRDLEFVRKIELQ